In one Streptomyces sp. NBC_01241 genomic region, the following are encoded:
- a CDS encoding DUF7507 domain-containing protein: MNRRKYSPSSGGRAPRARTARLAAAVLALVVGAGASLALDTGAQAQPRALGSPLVDETFTQATAPEFTGVGSACLTGAPAAAAPGPGDHPLGGCPAGVGPVPPPNGAPHGYLRLTDASNDQSGAVLYNHALPANEGLDVTFDQWQYGSTTPATPADGISFFLVNGDGALTHPGAFGGSLGYAQKLPDDDPTATFLPGVDRGYLGVGLDVLGNYFGDWEHRGNGCANRSPAGTGFRVPAPGANMVTVRGLGDGTEGYCFLTATTSNFTTTGPWPSTLPGNLQGPLTVLPPGATPAEAEAALEPSRRRVHVQLTPAPNPVLTVSVDFNDGTGPHQVLSTPAPQPVPPTYKFGFAASTGLFTDVHLIRNVVVTSAQPLPRLNLVKQVRQPLPGDLVAGSQVPYDFVVTNSGATDITDLAVTDPKIGPVNCHTTTLASGRTITCTATYTVTAADVAHGSIDNTAIATGTSNGEAVMSPQSSQSVPIEQPPGLVVEKKAETPGPYSVGQTVTFSYTVRNTGGVELTDVAVNDDHVTDITCQSTTLAPSESPGDSTTCTGTYTITAADGTAGSVTNTATATGRTGGETIISPETQQTLPVGAPHITLKKRVVTPGPYTVGKKVQYSYTVTNTGSTTLHNVLVSDDRVTNVICDATTLAPGARTTCHGTYTITQADANACKKTKAGGDDGRLCPVTNVAMAAGTDPQGNQIASRPARVTIDISKPRPPKPPQHKPPHKKPPHHKPPHKKPVHHKPSHHKPVHHKPADKRTLSEEGSNGQGQA; this comes from the coding sequence ATGAACCGAAGGAAGTACTCACCGTCGTCCGGTGGACGCGCGCCGCGCGCACGGACTGCCCGACTCGCTGCGGCGGTGTTGGCGCTCGTCGTCGGCGCCGGAGCGTCGCTGGCGCTGGACACCGGCGCCCAAGCCCAGCCGCGTGCCCTTGGCTCCCCCCTGGTCGATGAGACGTTCACGCAGGCCACGGCCCCGGAGTTCACCGGTGTGGGATCGGCCTGCCTCACCGGCGCCCCGGCCGCCGCCGCGCCGGGTCCGGGGGACCACCCGCTGGGCGGTTGCCCGGCGGGGGTCGGCCCGGTGCCGCCCCCCAACGGCGCGCCGCACGGATACCTGCGGCTGACGGACGCCTCGAACGACCAGTCGGGGGCCGTCCTCTACAACCACGCGCTGCCCGCAAACGAGGGCCTCGACGTCACGTTCGACCAGTGGCAGTACGGAAGTACGACCCCGGCCACCCCCGCCGACGGCATCTCGTTCTTCCTGGTGAACGGTGACGGCGCGCTGACCCACCCGGGCGCCTTCGGCGGCAGCCTCGGGTACGCGCAGAAGCTCCCCGACGACGATCCCACCGCCACGTTCCTGCCCGGTGTGGACCGCGGCTACCTGGGCGTGGGGCTCGATGTCCTCGGGAACTACTTCGGCGACTGGGAGCACCGCGGGAACGGCTGCGCCAACCGCTCGCCCGCCGGGACGGGGTTCCGCGTTCCCGCTCCCGGGGCCAACATGGTCACGGTGCGCGGTCTCGGCGACGGCACCGAGGGCTACTGCTTCCTGACCGCCACCACCAGCAACTTCACCACCACCGGGCCCTGGCCGTCGACGCTTCCCGGAAACCTTCAGGGTCCGCTGACCGTGCTGCCCCCGGGAGCCACCCCCGCCGAGGCCGAGGCCGCGCTCGAACCGTCGCGCCGCCGGGTCCACGTGCAGCTCACCCCGGCACCCAACCCGGTGCTCACCGTGTCGGTCGACTTCAACGACGGTACCGGCCCCCACCAGGTGCTGAGCACGCCCGCTCCGCAACCGGTACCCCCCACCTACAAGTTCGGATTTGCCGCCTCCACGGGTCTGTTCACCGATGTCCACCTCATCCGCAACGTGGTCGTCACCAGTGCCCAGCCGCTGCCCCGGTTGAACCTCGTCAAGCAGGTCAGGCAGCCGCTCCCCGGTGACCTGGTGGCCGGGTCGCAGGTGCCGTACGACTTCGTGGTCACCAACTCGGGCGCGACGGACATCACCGACCTCGCCGTCACCGACCCGAAGATCGGCCCGGTGAACTGTCACACGACGACGCTTGCGAGCGGTCGGACGATCACCTGCACCGCCACCTATACAGTCACTGCCGCCGATGTGGCGCACGGTTCCATCGACAACACGGCCATCGCGACGGGCACGTCGAACGGCGAGGCGGTCATGTCGCCGCAGTCGTCGCAGAGCGTGCCGATCGAACAGCCGCCCGGTCTCGTCGTGGAGAAGAAGGCCGAGACGCCCGGCCCCTACTCCGTCGGGCAAACGGTCACCTTCTCCTACACCGTCCGCAACACGGGCGGGGTGGAGCTGACCGATGTCGCGGTGAACGACGACCATGTCACCGACATCACCTGTCAATCGACCACATTGGCCCCGTCGGAGAGTCCGGGCGACAGCACGACGTGCACCGGCACGTACACGATCACCGCGGCTGACGGTACGGCTGGTTCCGTCACCAACACCGCCACGGCGACCGGCAGGACGGGCGGCGAGACCATCATCTCTCCGGAGACCCAGCAGACGCTGCCGGTCGGGGCCCCGCACATCACCCTGAAGAAGCGGGTTGTCACGCCCGGTCCGTACACCGTCGGGAAGAAGGTGCAGTACTCCTACACCGTCACCAACACGGGCAGCACAACGTTGCACAATGTGCTGGTCAGCGACGACCGCGTCACCAACGTCATCTGCGACGCGACCACGCTGGCGCCGGGCGCCAGGACGACCTGCCACGGTACGTACACCATCACCCAGGCCGACGCCAATGCCTGCAAGAAGACCAAGGCCGGCGGCGATGACGGCAGGCTCTGCCCCGTCACCAACGTGGCGATGGCGGCGGGAACCGACCCGCAGGGGAACCAGATCGCCAGCAGGCCCGCCAGGGTCACCATCGACATCAGCAAGCCGCGGCCGCCCAAGCCCCCGCAGCACAAGCCGCCGCACAAGAAGCCCCCGCACCACAAGCCTCCGCACAAGAAGCCGGTGCACCACAAGCCCTCGCACCACAAGCCGGTGCACCACAAGCCCGCGGACAAGAGGACGCTCAGCGAGGAGGGATCCAACGGTCAGGGACAGGCCTGA
- a CDS encoding DUF6333 family protein, producing MLRRDSGHPRHVGDLDHVAVGRWGDIVQIGDPAFGEEGILSTHLDAAFDVQVDTHPEARITAVCERYSAETYSKYLTHVPGPPCPSARTGRTGPTSRKPATARKRDRAPPSTERPVPEAGTAR from the coding sequence ATGCTCCGCCGGGACAGCGGCCATCCCCGGCACGTCGGCGACCTCGACCACGTCGCTGTCGGACGCTGGGGCGACATCGTTCAGATCGGCGACCCGGCCTTCGGTGAGGAGGGCATCCTCTCCACCCACCTCGACGCCGCGTTCGACGTCCAGGTCGATACTCACCCCGAGGCCCGCATCACCGCCGTATGCGAGAGGTACTCGGCCGAGACCTACAGCAAGTACCTCACCCATGTTCCCGGGCCGCCCTGTCCGTCGGCTCGGACCGGCCGAACAGGGCCGACCTCGCGGAAGCCCGCAACGGCTCGGAAACGCGACAGGGCGCCTCCGTCGACGGAGAGGCCGGTCCCGGAGGCAGGTACCGCCAGGTGA
- a CDS encoding phosphatidylinositol-specific phospholipase C, with protein sequence MSPYTATRRNFLAGALAATATVVVGAGPATAGARQVLGTQDWMGAVLDATALQRLTIPGSHDSGARFGGPWTECQNTTIADQLNSGLRFLDVRCRVTGDSFAIHHGASYQNLMFGDVLGACWDFLAAHPGETVLMRVKQEYSEESDAEFRRIFDLYLDAKGWRPLFRIDSALPSLGEARGKVVLLADNGGLPGVRYADSELFDIQDDYMAEPFAKYPKIEAQFRRAAQQPGKLFMNYVSTAALMPPRWNADRLNPQVQSFLNGSEASGWTGLGIVPLDFPATRSGLVESLIRHNPGV encoded by the coding sequence ATGAGCCCGTACACCGCCACTCGCCGGAATTTCCTGGCCGGCGCTCTCGCCGCCACTGCCACCGTTGTCGTCGGCGCGGGCCCCGCCACCGCCGGGGCCCGGCAGGTCCTCGGCACCCAGGACTGGATGGGCGCCGTCCTCGACGCCACCGCGTTGCAACGCCTCACGATCCCCGGTTCGCACGACTCCGGCGCCCGGTTCGGAGGTCCCTGGACGGAGTGCCAGAACACCACGATCGCCGACCAGTTGAACAGCGGGCTGCGGTTCCTCGACGTGCGGTGCCGGGTCACCGGTGACTCGTTCGCGATCCACCACGGGGCCTCGTACCAGAACCTGATGTTCGGCGATGTGCTGGGCGCCTGCTGGGACTTCCTGGCGGCTCACCCGGGCGAGACCGTGCTGATGCGGGTCAAGCAGGAGTACTCCGAGGAGAGCGACGCGGAGTTTCGGCGGATCTTCGACCTCTACCTCGACGCCAAGGGGTGGCGGCCGTTGTTCCGTATCGACTCCGCGCTGCCCTCGCTGGGTGAGGCGCGCGGCAAGGTCGTACTGCTTGCCGACAACGGCGGTCTGCCCGGGGTCCGTTACGCCGATTCGGAACTCTTCGACATCCAGGACGACTACATGGCGGAGCCGTTCGCCAAGTACCCCAAGATCGAGGCCCAGTTCCGCAGGGCCGCGCAGCAGCCCGGGAAGCTGTTCATGAACTACGTCAGCACCGCGGCCCTGATGCCGCCGCGCTGGAACGCGGACCGGCTCAACCCGCAGGTGCAGTCGTTCCTGAACGGGTCGGAGGCATCCGGCTGGACCGGGCTCGGGATCGTCCCGCTGGACTTTCCCGCCACCCGGTCCGGGCTGGTCGAATCGCTGATCAGGCACAATCCCGGGGTCTGA
- a CDS encoding sensor histidine kinase has product MTGTLHRLRALPLRTRLALLVAVAVAVAVAAVAAACWFVTRVQLENQLDASLRNVSVSDDYMQKLFIACTRPDRATVPPVGGTYTVQLVTVSGSTCTSAGASPIGVTAADIAVAAGVRDNALHTASTKSGKKMRVYTYAYETHNPAPGLAPGSFAVSVARPMSEIDAPLSTLAWVLLAVSGIGVGGAGAAGFWVARTGLRPVDELTEAVEHVARTEDLTARIPVDGEDEIARLSRSFNSMTASLASSRDRQAQLIADAGHELRTPLTSLRTNVELLARSDDTGRAIPPDDRRALMNSVKAQMTELASLIGDLQELARPDAAHPGPLQVVALHDIADTALERARLRGPELTIRADLTPWYVRAEPAALERAVVNVLDNAVKFSPPRGTVEVALRGGELTVRDHGPGIPAEELPYVFERFWRSPSARQLPGSGLGLSIVARTVQQAGGTVTLRPAAEGDGTEASIMLPGAPQPPPEL; this is encoded by the coding sequence ATGACCGGCACCCTCCACCGGCTCCGCGCCCTGCCCCTGCGGACCCGGCTCGCGCTCCTGGTGGCGGTGGCGGTCGCGGTGGCGGTCGCGGCGGTGGCGGCGGCCTGCTGGTTCGTGACGCGGGTGCAGCTGGAGAACCAGCTGGATGCCTCGCTGCGCAATGTCTCGGTCAGCGACGACTACATGCAGAAGCTGTTCATCGCCTGCACCCGCCCCGACCGGGCGACCGTCCCGCCGGTCGGGGGGACGTACACCGTGCAGCTCGTCACCGTGTCCGGGAGCACCTGCACCTCCGCCGGGGCCTCGCCGATCGGTGTGACGGCCGCCGACATCGCCGTGGCCGCCGGTGTGCGGGACAACGCCCTGCACACGGCCAGCACGAAGAGCGGCAAGAAGATGCGTGTGTACACATACGCGTACGAGACCCACAACCCGGCGCCCGGCCTGGCTCCGGGAAGCTTCGCGGTCTCCGTCGCCCGTCCGATGAGCGAGATCGACGCCCCGCTCTCCACCCTCGCCTGGGTGCTCCTGGCCGTCTCCGGCATCGGCGTCGGCGGCGCCGGCGCGGCCGGGTTCTGGGTCGCGCGCACCGGGCTGCGCCCCGTCGACGAACTCACCGAGGCGGTCGAGCACGTCGCCCGCACCGAGGACCTCACCGCACGCATCCCGGTCGACGGCGAGGACGAGATCGCCCGGCTGTCCCGGTCGTTCAACTCGATGACCGCCTCCCTCGCCAGCTCCCGCGACCGTCAGGCCCAGCTGATCGCGGATGCCGGCCACGAACTGCGGACGCCGCTGACCTCGCTGCGCACCAACGTCGAGCTCCTCGCCCGCAGCGACGACACCGGCCGGGCCATCCCGCCGGACGACCGCAGGGCCCTGATGAACTCGGTCAAGGCGCAGATGACCGAACTGGCCTCGCTCATCGGCGACCTCCAGGAACTGGCCCGCCCCGACGCGGCGCACCCCGGCCCGCTCCAGGTCGTCGCCCTGCACGACATCGCGGACACGGCCCTGGAACGCGCCCGCCTGCGCGGCCCCGAGCTGACGATCAGGGCCGACCTGACGCCCTGGTACGTACGGGCCGAACCGGCGGCGCTGGAGCGGGCGGTGGTCAACGTCCTGGACAACGCGGTCAAGTTCAGCCCGCCCCGCGGCACGGTCGAGGTCGCGCTGCGGGGCGGCGAACTGACCGTACGGGACCACGGCCCCGGCATCCCCGCCGAGGAACTCCCCTACGTCTTCGAACGCTTCTGGCGCTCCCCGTCCGCCCGTCAGCTCCCCGGCTCGGGCCTGGGCCTGTCGATCGTCGCCCGCACGGTCCAGCAGGCGGGCGGCACCGTCACCCTGCGCCCGGCGGCAGAGGGAGACGGCACCGAGGCGTCGATCATGCTGCCGGGGGCCCCGCAGCCGCCGCCGGAGCTGTGA
- a CDS encoding response regulator transcription factor, which translates to MSPAEDDPQRILIVDDEPAVREALQRSLAFEGYGTEVAVDGLDALARADAYAPDLIVLDIQMPRMDGLTAARRLRSAGTTTPILMLTARDTVGDRVTGLDAGADDYLVKPFELDELFARIRALLRRSSYAAAAGGSVPDDNVLAFADLRMDLATREVTRGTRRVELTRTEFTLLEMFLAHPRQVLTREQILKAVWGFDFEPSSNSLDVYVMYLRRKTEAGGEPRLVHTVRGVGYALRSGGGDG; encoded by the coding sequence ATGAGCCCCGCCGAAGACGATCCGCAGCGCATCCTGATCGTCGACGACGAGCCCGCCGTGCGTGAGGCCCTGCAGCGCAGCCTCGCGTTCGAGGGATACGGCACCGAGGTCGCCGTCGACGGTCTCGACGCCCTCGCCAGAGCCGACGCGTACGCGCCCGACCTCATCGTCCTCGACATCCAGATGCCGCGGATGGACGGACTGACGGCGGCCCGCCGGCTCCGCTCCGCGGGCACCACCACCCCCATCCTGATGCTCACCGCCCGGGACACCGTCGGCGACCGGGTCACCGGTCTCGACGCGGGCGCCGACGACTACCTGGTCAAGCCCTTCGAGCTGGACGAGCTCTTCGCCCGCATCCGGGCCCTGCTGCGCCGCAGCTCGTACGCGGCCGCGGCGGGCGGCTCCGTCCCCGACGACAATGTGCTGGCCTTCGCCGATCTCCGGATGGACCTGGCCACCCGCGAGGTCACCCGGGGCACCCGCCGGGTCGAACTGACCCGTACCGAATTCACCCTGCTGGAGATGTTCCTGGCACACCCGCGGCAGGTGCTGACCCGCGAGCAGATCCTCAAGGCGGTGTGGGGCTTCGACTTCGAGCCGAGCTCCAACTCCCTGGACGTGTACGTGATGTACCTGCGCCGCAAGACGGAGGCGGGCGGCGAACCGCGGCTCGTGCACACGGTGCGGGGGGTCGGTTACGCGCTCCGCTCCGGCGGCGGTGACGGATGA
- a CDS encoding S1C family serine protease, producing the protein MTESQRPSGEYPMYPSYGNGDASYPPPPSYPPAPEPAAHRRRAKRPVALLAAVAIAAGVVGGGTAAFVGQLTGNDTNSTGGGIVPGTTVSQSSKGTVAGVAAAVSPMIVEINATSTAGESTGSGVVITSDGEIVTNNHVISGASAVKVTLSTGRTYTAKVVGTDADKDLALIKLHGASGLKTATLGDSSAIAVGDQVVAIGSPEGLTGTVTSGIVSALNRDVTVAKDDGGSQGQGQGGMGGGGQWPFEFGGQQFNGDTGDSTTTYKAIQTDASLNPGNSGGALINMNGEIIGINSAMYSASSSGGSSSSGAGSVGLGFAIPVNTLKADLPTLRSGNGS; encoded by the coding sequence ATGACAGAGAGCCAGCGCCCGAGCGGCGAGTACCCGATGTACCCCTCGTACGGCAACGGTGACGCGTCCTACCCGCCGCCGCCCTCCTACCCGCCCGCCCCCGAGCCGGCCGCGCACCGGCGCCGGGCCAAGCGGCCGGTGGCCCTCCTGGCGGCCGTGGCCATCGCGGCGGGCGTCGTCGGCGGCGGCACCGCAGCCTTCGTCGGACAGCTCACCGGCAACGACACGAACAGCACGGGCGGCGGCATCGTTCCCGGCACCACCGTCTCGCAGAGCAGCAAGGGGACCGTCGCCGGTGTCGCGGCGGCCGTCTCGCCGATGATCGTCGAGATCAACGCGACCTCGACCGCGGGCGAGTCCACCGGCTCCGGCGTGGTCATCACGTCCGACGGCGAGATCGTCACCAACAACCACGTCATCTCCGGCGCCTCAGCGGTCAAGGTGACGCTCAGCACCGGCCGGACGTACACCGCGAAGGTCGTCGGCACCGACGCCGACAAGGACCTCGCGCTCATCAAGCTCCACGGTGCGAGCGGGCTGAAGACGGCCACGCTGGGCGACTCCTCGGCGATCGCGGTCGGCGACCAGGTCGTCGCGATCGGCTCGCCGGAGGGCCTGACCGGCACCGTCACCAGCGGCATCGTCTCCGCCCTGAACCGCGATGTCACGGTCGCCAAGGACGACGGCGGCAGCCAGGGACAGGGGCAGGGCGGAATGGGCGGCGGCGGACAGTGGCCGTTCGAGTTCGGCGGTCAGCAGTTCAACGGCGACACCGGCGACTCCACCACCACGTACAAGGCCATCCAGACCGACGCCTCGCTCAACCCCGGCAACTCCGGCGGCGCGCTCATCAATATGAACGGCGAGATCATCGGCATCAACTCGGCGATGTACTCGGCGAGTTCGTCCGGCGGATCCAGTAGTTCCGGTGCGGGCAGCGTGGGGCTGGGCTTCGCGATCCCGGTGAACACCCTGAAGGCCGACCTCCCCACCCTGCGGTCCGGCAACGGTTCCTGA
- a CDS encoding LacI family DNA-binding transcriptional regulator translates to MAKVTRDDVARLAGTSTAVVSYVINNGPRPVAPATRERVLAAIKELGYRPDRVAQAMASRRTDLIGMIVPDARQPFFAEMAHAVEQAAAERGKMVLVGNSDYRDEREVHYLRAFLGMRVSGLILVSQGPSERAAAEIEAWDARVVLLHERPEAIDDVAVVTDDVGGAQLATRHLLEHGNEYVACLGGVESTPSVGDPVADHVEGWRRAMHESGRSTEGRLFQAPYNRYDAYQVALKLLAGPDRPPAIFCSTDDQAIGVLRAARELRIDVPGELAVAGFDDVKEAGLTDPPLTTVYSDRPAMARAAVDLVLDDSLRVQGSRRERLRQFPSALVVRRSCGCGEPTDGAR, encoded by the coding sequence GTGGCCAAGGTGACGCGGGACGATGTGGCGAGACTGGCGGGTACGTCGACCGCGGTCGTCAGCTACGTCATCAACAACGGACCCAGGCCGGTTGCCCCGGCCACGCGCGAGCGGGTGCTCGCCGCGATCAAGGAGCTGGGCTACCGGCCCGACCGGGTTGCCCAGGCTATGGCCTCGCGGCGGACCGACCTCATAGGGATGATCGTGCCGGACGCCCGGCAGCCGTTCTTCGCGGAGATGGCGCACGCGGTCGAACAGGCCGCCGCCGAGCGCGGAAAGATGGTTCTCGTCGGCAACTCCGACTACCGCGACGAGCGCGAGGTCCACTATCTGCGGGCCTTCCTCGGCATGCGGGTCTCCGGGCTGATCCTGGTCAGCCAGGGCCCCAGCGAGCGGGCGGCAGCGGAGATCGAGGCGTGGGACGCGCGAGTCGTGCTGCTGCACGAGCGGCCCGAGGCGATCGACGACGTCGCGGTCGTCACGGACGACGTCGGCGGCGCCCAGCTCGCCACCCGGCACCTGCTGGAGCACGGCAACGAGTATGTGGCGTGCCTCGGCGGCGTGGAGTCGACCCCGTCGGTCGGTGACCCGGTGGCCGACCACGTCGAGGGCTGGCGCCGTGCGATGCACGAGTCGGGGCGTTCGACGGAGGGCCGGCTCTTCCAGGCTCCGTACAACCGTTACGACGCCTATCAGGTGGCGCTGAAGCTGCTCGCGGGGCCGGACAGGCCACCGGCGATCTTCTGCTCGACGGACGACCAGGCCATCGGTGTGCTGCGGGCCGCGCGTGAGCTGCGGATCGATGTGCCCGGGGAGCTCGCGGTGGCGGGCTTCGACGACGTGAAGGAAGCCGGTCTGACCGATCCGCCCCTGACGACGGTCTACTCGGACCGCCCGGCGATGGCCCGGGCCGCCGTGGACCTGGTGCTCGACGACTCGTTGCGGGTGCAGGGGTCGCGCCGGGAGCGGCTGAGGCAGTTCCCGTCGGCGCTGGTGGTACGACGGTCCTGCGGCTGCGGGGAGCCCACGGACGGGGCGCGTTAG
- a CDS encoding response regulator transcription factor: MSSLLLLTNALQPSTEVLPALGLLLHSVRVAPAEGPALVDTPGADVILIDGRRDLPQVRSLCQLLRSTGPGCPLILVVTEGGLAAVTADWGIDDVLLDTAGPAEVEARLRLATGRQQIGSDESPMEIRSGDLSVDEATYSAKLKGRVLDLTFKEFELLKYLAQHPGRVFTRAQLLQEVWGYDYFGGTRTVDVHVRRLRAKFGPEHESLIGTVRNVGYRFVAPEKVERAAEEAKARAATERAAGPVTRSEQPIMSEAPGEAPVRPANR, encoded by the coding sequence ATGAGTTCACTGCTGCTTCTGACAAATGCCCTTCAACCGTCGACGGAGGTGCTTCCGGCCCTCGGTCTCCTGCTGCACAGCGTGCGGGTGGCGCCGGCCGAAGGCCCCGCCCTCGTCGACACCCCCGGCGCCGACGTCATCCTGATCGACGGCCGCCGCGACCTGCCGCAGGTGCGGTCGCTGTGCCAGCTGCTGCGGTCCACCGGACCGGGCTGTCCGCTGATCCTCGTCGTGACGGAGGGCGGTCTCGCGGCCGTCACCGCCGACTGGGGCATCGACGACGTGCTGCTGGACACGGCGGGCCCGGCCGAGGTCGAGGCCCGGCTGCGGCTGGCCACCGGCCGGCAGCAGATCGGCTCCGACGAATCCCCGATGGAGATCCGCAGCGGCGATCTGTCGGTCGACGAGGCGACGTACAGCGCGAAACTGAAGGGCCGGGTCCTGGACCTGACCTTCAAGGAATTCGAACTGCTGAAATATCTGGCGCAGCACCCGGGCCGGGTCTTCACCCGCGCCCAGCTGCTCCAGGAGGTCTGGGGTTACGACTATTTCGGCGGTACGCGGACGGTCGACGTCCATGTGCGCCGGCTGCGTGCCAAGTTCGGCCCGGAGCACGAGTCGCTGATCGGCACGGTCCGTAACGTCGGCTACCGGTTCGTCGCACCGGAGAAGGTGGAGCGCGCGGCCGAGGAGGCCAAGGCCCGGGCCGCGACGGAGCGGGCCGCCGGACCTGTAACCCGTTCGGAGCAGCCGATCATGTCCGAGGCCCCGGGAGAAGCCCCGGTCCGGCCTGCCAACAGGTAG
- a CDS encoding alpha/beta hydrolase family protein has protein sequence MSSVSEGRFRSSSVPLITPGHPRTPLRTTLRTDDGVRIEAVYEPCTADAGAAAETSFDGTAIVVAHGFTGSADRPAVRRAAGVLGRRAAVVTFSFRGHGGSGGRSTVGDREVLDLAAAVRWARALGHRRVVTVGFSMGGSVVLRHGALCKGRAGVSAERGGRIEAYEGVHAEARADAVVAVSAPARWYYRGTAPMRRLHWVVTRPVGRLVGRCGFRTRIDHNDWDPVPLSPVGAARLIAPAPLLIVHGDQDPYFPLDHPRMLAEAAGDGAELWLEHGMGHAENAADESLLSRIGDWVAAR, from the coding sequence ATGAGTTCTGTGTCCGAGGGGCGATTTCGGAGTTCCTCTGTTCCCTTGATCACGCCCGGACATCCGCGCACCCCCTTGCGGACCACGTTGCGGACCGATGACGGGGTCCGTATCGAGGCGGTGTACGAGCCGTGCACGGCAGATGCCGGGGCCGCTGCGGAAACATCCTTCGACGGTACTGCGATCGTGGTCGCGCACGGGTTCACCGGATCGGCGGACCGGCCCGCGGTACGGCGTGCCGCGGGGGTTCTCGGCCGGCGCGCGGCCGTGGTCACGTTCTCGTTCCGGGGCCACGGCGGGTCCGGCGGGCGGTCGACGGTGGGCGATCGCGAGGTGCTGGATCTGGCGGCGGCGGTGCGGTGGGCGCGGGCGCTCGGGCACCGGCGGGTCGTGACCGTCGGGTTCTCGATGGGCGGCTCCGTGGTGCTGCGGCACGGGGCGCTGTGCAAAGGGCGAGCCGGGGTGAGTGCAGAGCGCGGGGGGCGCATCGAAGCGTACGAGGGGGTGCACGCGGAGGCGCGCGCCGATGCGGTGGTGGCCGTGAGCGCCCCCGCCCGCTGGTACTACCGGGGCACGGCCCCGATGCGCCGCCTGCACTGGGTGGTCACCCGTCCCGTCGGCCGGCTGGTCGGCCGCTGTGGTTTCCGCACCCGGATCGACCACAACGACTGGGACCCGGTCCCGCTCTCCCCGGTCGGGGCGGCGCGGCTGATCGCCCCGGCCCCGCTGCTGATCGTGCACGGCGACCAGGACCCGTACTTCCCGCTGGACCACCCCCGGATGCTGGCCGAAGCGGCGGGCGACGGCGCCGAGCTGTGGCTGGAGCACGGCATGGGCCATGCCGAGAACGCCGCGGACGAGAGCCTGCTCAGCCGCATCGGCGACTGGGTGGCGGCGCGGTGA
- a CDS encoding MoaD/ThiS family protein: MSAGTIRYWAAAKAAAGIAEEPYTAATLAEALDAVRERHPGELTRVLQRCSFLVDGDPVGTRSHETVRLAEGGTVEVLPPFAGG, encoded by the coding sequence ATGTCTGCCGGAACGATCCGCTACTGGGCCGCCGCGAAGGCCGCCGCCGGGATCGCGGAGGAGCCGTATACCGCTGCGACGCTCGCCGAGGCGCTCGACGCGGTGCGCGAACGGCACCCCGGCGAGCTCACCCGAGTGCTGCAACGGTGCTCGTTCCTCGTCGACGGTGACCCCGTGGGGACCCGCAGTCATGAGACCGTACGTCTCGCCGAGGGCGGCACGGTCGAGGTGCTCCCGCCGTTCGCAGGAGGGTGA
- a CDS encoding LmeA family phospholipid-binding protein: MRALRILLVIVVVLGGIFVVVDRVAVYFVESEAEGRVHVTGATIGSTDISIKGFPFLTQLAGSRLDEVDVEITGIETDANGRRIRISRMNAALHEVKLADGYAGATAARATGTAVISYEDLTKAAGDGVVVEYGGNGKVKVTGTVDILGRPLSRSVLSTVTLVDGHILKVRADKVPGEGIPGLEGLVRRKTDFEREVGGLPSGLKLQKIQPTVDGLEISVTGTDVQLDG; this comes from the coding sequence ATGCGCGCACTGCGAATACTGCTGGTCATCGTGGTGGTTCTGGGCGGGATCTTCGTCGTCGTCGACCGGGTTGCGGTGTATTTCGTCGAGTCGGAGGCCGAGGGCCGAGTCCACGTCACCGGTGCCACGATCGGCTCCACGGACATCTCCATCAAGGGATTTCCGTTCCTGACCCAGCTCGCGGGTTCGCGGCTCGACGAGGTCGACGTCGAGATCACCGGCATCGAGACCGACGCCAACGGCCGCCGGATCCGGATCAGCAGGATGAACGCCGCGCTGCACGAGGTGAAGCTGGCCGACGGCTACGCCGGCGCCACCGCCGCCCGCGCCACCGGTACCGCCGTCATCTCGTACGAGGACCTGACCAAGGCAGCCGGCGACGGCGTCGTCGTCGAGTACGGCGGCAACGGCAAGGTGAAGGTGACCGGCACGGTCGACATCCTCGGCCGCCCGCTGTCGCGCAGTGTGCTCTCCACCGTCACCCTCGTCGACGGCCACATCCTCAAGGTGCGTGCCGACAAGGTACCGGGCGAGGGCATCCCGGGGCTGGAGGGCCTGGTGCGCCGGAAGACCGACTTCGAGCGGGAGGTCGGCGGCCTGCCCAGCGGCCTGAAGCTGCAGAAGATCCAGCCGACCGTCGACGGCCTGGAGATCTCGGTGACGGGCACGGACGTACAGCTCGACGGCTGA
- a CDS encoding putative leader peptide, whose translation MQCSIGGLPQWGRADLTKRRAVDLCRVAAMLCRTV comes from the coding sequence ATGCAGTGCTCTATAGGCGGTCTCCCCCAGTGGGGACGGGCGGATCTCACGAAGCGGCGGGCAGTGGACCTGTGCCGCGTCGCCGCCATGCTCTGTCGCACTGTCTGA